taaaatttaatatttgataaatagaTGAAATTCAATGTTGGATTTGAGTTGGTTccactattattttaaaagtagGTAAAGTTTAGTATTTGAGAATGACTTCttaaaccttgtcattctcaaatttttccTTTATACTTTCATTATTGAAATCGACAATTTGAAATTAATTACTTGTTTCCAAACACATTCTTATGAGTTTGTAAGCATATTGTTACTTTTAAAGGTTAGTTAGTATGCTCGATGGTACAGGTTGGACTAAGATTTTGCGCACTCTAACTTTGCACCGAATAAAAGTCAAAGTTTTTTTAGCTTCAACTTGGAGTCGGATTTTAAGTACACCAATTTTGCTCTGACTTGTCTTTCAGAATACCGATAAAGtgggattattataatttttagaattaaattcAATTCGCAATATGCCAATGGATGCCTAAATTCTACTCAATGAAGAGGTATAGTTTGATTAGTTCAATTAAATACCTCAAATAGGTTAATATTCTTCCAATGTATCAACCTAAGTGGtcacattaaaagaaaatacttAGGGCTCGTTTGGTTCTTAATACTAAATGGTGTCAATAAGAGTAGTTTGTAGTGtgaattttattagtttttacaaATAGAAAATAGGGTGTTAATCTAATTTTACCAAAAATCTTTGACTTATGAGCGGCGATGTTGGAGGACTGAATTTGTACTAGCCATGAGATTACAACCAACAATTCCAGATGATGTTGATAATGAACTGGCTCTTCTCCAACACTCACCAAAGAAATAACCACTTTCAACATCATATTCACAAGGAATATCAGGTAAAGTTGCACACTCATCTAGCATCTGCACTACCTGCCTCATTGTTGGCCTTTCTTCTGTTTTTGGATGCAAACACACAATTCCCAACTTCAACACAAGCTCCATTTCCTTTTCTTGATAATCTCCTCCCATCTTTGGATCGCTTGCCCTAAGAATCTCGCCATTCTTCCAACAATCATAAACCCAATCACTCAAGAAAAATTCCTCTGCTTCATTTTCATACTGTTTTCCGATAGGCCTCCTTCCACAACCCACCTCAAGTAAGAACATTCCGAAAGAAAAAACATCAGTACTGGTCGTAGGTTTCTGCGTTCTGCTTACCTCCGGTGCAATATATCCAATGGTTCCCACTACAAGGGTGGTACGAGGATCATTATTATGATCATAAAGTCTAACAAGCCCAAAATCACCAAGCCTTGCATTCATCTCAGCATCTAATAGGGCGTTGCTTGCCTTCACATCTCGATGGAGAACGACCTGTTCCCATTCCTCGTGTAGGTACAGAAGTGCAGATGCCACCCCCTTTATGATCTTAAATCTTAAGAACCAACTTAGATTCGTTTTGTCGTCTTTGCTAAAGAGGAAGTTGTCAAGGCTCCCATTAGGCATATACTCATACACCAAAAGAAGCTCTCCTTTTCTTCTACAATAGCCGAGGAGTTGTACCAAGTTTCGATGGCTTAGCCTTCTCATACTTGAAATCTCCGTGATAAACTCTTTCATCCCTTGTTTTGAATCATGAGAAACTCTTTTTACAGAAATTAAAGTACTTGTAGAATGTTGGACATTCTGATAAGCTTGAGATTAGAAATCAGTTATAACGGTTTCCGGTCTTGGTTGCTGAGTTCtcttttgtttgattaataGGCTTGTATTAATTCCTTCTATATATACATGTAGAGCTCTGCGTTTTCTGATGATGAAATAATAAGAGAAATTCTTCTCTGTATTTGGGTGGTT
The sequence above is drawn from the Amaranthus tricolor cultivar Red isolate AtriRed21 chromosome 5, ASM2621246v1, whole genome shotgun sequence genome and encodes:
- the LOC130814089 gene encoding L-type lectin-domain containing receptor kinase IV.1-like, whose product is MKEFITEISSMRRLSHRNLVQLLGYCRRKGELLLVYEYMPNGSLDNFLFSKDDKTNLSWFLRFKIIKGVASALLYLHEEWEQVVLHRDVKASNALLDAEMNARLGDFGLVRLYDHNNDPRTTLVVGTIGYIAPEVSRTQKPTTSTDVFSFGMFLLEVGCGRRPIGKQYENEAEEFFLSDWVYDCWKNGEILRASDPKMGGDYQEKEMELVLKLGIVCLHPKTEERPTMRQVVQMLDECATLPDIPCEYDVESGYFFGECWRRASSLSTSSGIVGCNLMASTNSVLQHRRS